Genomic segment of Gloeocapsa sp. PCC 7428:
GATCGGTGCAGAAGCTTCGACATAAGCATCAGGTAGCCAAGTATGGAAGGGAACTAAAGGAATCTTGATACCAAAACCGAGAATGATACCTGCTAGCAGTATGACTTGCAATGTTGAAGACAAAGTTTGCGTTGTCAGCGTATCGTAAGCAAAGCTAGAAGCACCAGTCAGCCACACCATACCTAAAAACGCAGCTAAAATTAGCGCACCAGATACAGCAGTGTAAATCAAAAACTTGATTGCAGCATAAGCGCGTTTCTCTCCACCCCAGATTGAAATGAGTAGGTAGAAAGGAATTAATTCAAGTTCGTAGAACAAGAAAAATAGTAAGAGGTTTTGTGCAGCGAATGCACCTGCTACACCACCGCTAACAAGCAAAATGAGTGAGTAGAAAAGTCGCGGACGTTCGGTTTGCTTGGCACTACTGTATATTGCTATCCAAGTTAGCAAACTATTAAGTACCAGCATCAGAATAGATAAGCCATCGGTTCCGAGTTGATAGCTTAAACCTAAAGTTTCATTCCAAGGAATGTTTTCTAAAAACTGCATTCCTGGAGTCATAATGTCAAACTTGAGGAGCAGAAAAATATTCCAAACGAATGTAAAACCAGCAATGAGAATTGCTGCAAGGCGAATACGTTCTGTGGGAATACTTTTAGGAAGGAGTGCTATAAGTGCCGCGCCTAAAATAGGCAACCAAATCAAAACACTGAGCATAAAGTCTATTACCTAAAATTTTTAATGATGTGTTCCTTCTGTTGTCCGAGTATCTCCAGTTGAGTAACCAGGCTCTCGATATTGTTGGTAGCAGTTATTTGTTAGTTACTAGCCACCAATAACTCTATAGAAATTAGGAATTGAGAATGACAGAAATGTAGGAATACATCAAATCCAAAAACTGATCTCCCCAAAACTGCCAACTCACTAAAACTCCAAACAAACCTACACCTAGTAACACCGTGAAAGCGTAAAACTGTGTTTGTCCAGAAGTGCTATACTTTAATCCTTCTCCGCCAAAGATTGAAATCAAACCAACTAAGTTAACGATGCCATCAACAACAAAGCGGTCAACAATATCGGTAACTTTAGAGATGATATCTACACTAAAAACAATGCTCAGACGGTACAGATTCGGTGTGTAAAAGTCGTATGCAATCAGGTCTTGTAAACCCTTCCAAGGTAGACGCACGGGTTTTGAGACCAGATTACCTAAATAAACAACACCACCAAGACTACAACCAAAGATACTCGACCAAATTAATAGTAAAGCCACATCTTTATTGAGCATTTCCCAATTCGGTAAAAGTGATAAACTTTGCAACACTAAAGGAAGATGCAACGTAAAGCCAAGTAGAATCGTCATTGGTAGAATCATAGGCCAATGAACTTCAGGCGATCGCTCGCTCATTTGCTTCGGCTTACCACCAAACACTAAACCAAATTCTCTTGTCAAGCTAAACGCAGTCAAAGCATTGACGACGATGATTAATCCCACTAACCAAGGTTGCGTTTCCCACAACGCTGACGCAAGTTTGAGTAATGCCCAAAAACTACCTAATGGCGGAAAGCCAATTAACCCCAACGTACCAACAATAAACGCAATACCAGATACCGGACGACGCGACCACAATCCACCAAGTTGCGTCACATCTTGCGTAATACTATTCCAAACAATTGCACCTGTACTCATCACCAAAAGCGCAGCAGCGACAGCATGAGTGAGTACCAATAACAACGCCGCTTCACTTTGTTGCGTACCAACAGCGATAAACACCAAACCCATGTATGCACTCACCGAATACGATAAGCAGCGTTTGATATCTATTTGGGCGATCGCAATCAAAGAACCACCCACCGCAGTCACGGCACCAATGCCCACCAACGCAGACATAACAATTGGCGATAAGGCCAACACAGGTTGCAATTTAATTAATACCCAAGCACCACTCGCGACAACAACTGAATTCCGCAAAATTGTACTAGGAACCGGTCCTTCCATTGCCTCATCTAACCATAGATGCAACGGAAACTGCGCGCATTTACCCATTGGTCCTGCAATTAATGCTAAACCAATAAGTGTTATCACTGTCGGATCGACGTTTGCAGTCGCCGCCCACTCTGCAAGTTCAGTAAAGTTCCAAGTTCCTGCTAGTGGTAATAACGCCAATACTCCCATCAATAGAAATAAGTCACCAACGCGCTTTGTTAGAAAGGCATCTCTTGCACCCGTAACAACCAACGGTTGACTGAACCACAACCCTACTAATAAATAAGTTCCCAACGTGAGGATTTCCAGAATCACATAGCTGAAAAACAGCGAGTTGCACAACACCAGCGCGCACAATCCAGCTTCAAACAAACCGAGTAGCGAATAAAACCTTGCCCAACCCCAGTCCATTTCCATGTAACCGAAGCCGTAAACTTGCGCTAGCAAATTTATTCCCGTAATCACAACGAGTGCGGCAACACTCACCGAAGATACTTCGATGGCAATAGTCAGGTCTAAACCCGCCGTATTCAACCAAGGAATAAATATTTGTTGGGGTGGTTGATGCCAAGTTGCTGGCAAGCTCAGTAAGCTATGTAAAAATGCCAGAAATGTCATTATAAAATTGACATATCCTGCGGGTCTTGGTCCTGTACGTCGTAAGATTCCTGGCGACCAAGGTACAGCTAAAAGGCCACCAATTAACGCATAGCACGGTACAACCCAGACACTCTGGATGAGAAATTCCATCAGAATTGCCTCTAAAACTCGAAACGACTAAAAATTTTTCATACTAACGCATGAGACTTACGAAACCGGAATAGTACCAACTCACGCTTTAGTTATTTAGTTATTTGATTTAAATAAAATTTTAACTTTTTGAGTGTTAAAAATAAATTATTGCTTCAGTGGAATCTACGATAGTTTCTATAATTTTTATTTATTAGTAATGCCTATCACGGAGTTTACTAATAGTAATCATTGATTTTTACTTATATTAATTGTTAACTATAAGCTCTAGTCAATGATTTGCATAGATAAACATCTATGTATAAGCTGAGTGTATTGGGAAGCGATCGCCTGAGTTGAATTGCACCATCAGCATTGAGGGATGGTAGTCTAAATAGTATTGCTGGATCAATCTTCGGAAATGAGAATCGTTGTCCAAGAAATTAATATTCCGAATACAAGCCTTGCAATATGCTCTTTACCGCGTATTGATTTTGCAGATGCGTTTAGATGCGAACTTCCAGAAAATCAGCTTCAGAATATAGATTCAGTCACACGCGCAATCTTTTTAACGATACCGCAGTGGATTACAGCCCTATTGGAGCTACGCAACATCATAGTTCGTCCATTTGGTTTGAAGACATCAATCGATGTAGAACCCTCTAATGTGCAAGACGAACTGAAACCAGGAACAGCAGTTGGTGTATTTGAAGTACTTAACCGTAGGTTAGACGAGATTATGCTCGGTGAGGACGATCAGCATCTCAATTATCGAGTTTCAGTCCAATTAGAGCGTGAGGAGGAAAAATGCTATGTGATTATTTCAACTGTAGTCACATTCAACAACTGGTTAGGTCGAGCCTATTTTGTTCCAGTCAAACCAGTGCATAAGATAATTGTTCCAGCCATGATTAGAAAGGGTGTGGAGAATTTAGCAAGCAGCATCGTCGATCTGAGATCTTAAAAACACATTGCAGTAGAAAGACAACTAGAAATTCTTGGCGAAGCAGCAGGTATATCTGAAGCTTTTCGACGTACACATTCAGAGATTAATTGGCGCAAAATTGTCAGCTTACGGAATATGCTTATTCATCGCTACGATGAAGTTCAACAAGATATTCTCTGGAATGATCGTCACCTCAGAACTCATGACGTTGCTAACTCAGCTAGAACCTTTATTACCTCCGCTATGTGATGAAGATAAGTAGTGCGATCGCTCATAATTAAATTAAGCAAACTTTAAGTTCTCTGGTAAAAGGAAAATAATCATGCAACTGGAAGATTTCTTTGATTTTCTAGCTCCTGATGATATTCGGATCAAGAATCATCGTATTGGCATTGAAACTGTATTGTACGAGTACCTCTTTCATGCTCGTACACCTGAAGAAATTCAAAAGACTTATCCAACTTTGACACTAGAAGAAGTGTACGCTACTGTTTTGTACTACTTGCACAATAAAGAAACTGTAGAGAGATACATTGAAGACTGGCTAGAGTGGGGACATCAGCAACGCAAAGCCCAAGCATCTCATCTCCATCCGATTGCTGAAAGACTTCGGAAATTGAAGGCGGAAAAACAGGCAAAGATGATAGCAAATGGTACTAAAGTATTTGATGGATGAAAACGTTACTCCAGCTTATGTAACTCAAATTCCAGGAATATTTCTTCTAAATCCTAGTTTAAGTATTGGAGAAAACAT
This window contains:
- a CDS encoding NAD(P)H-quinone oxidoreductase subunit F, with translation MMEFLIQSVWVVPCYALIGGLLAVPWSPGILRRTGPRPAGYVNFIMTFLAFLHSLLSLPATWHQPPQQIFIPWLNTAGLDLTIAIEVSSVSVAALVVITGINLLAQVYGFGYMEMDWGWARFYSLLGLFEAGLCALVLCNSLFFSYVILEILTLGTYLLVGLWFSQPLVVTGARDAFLTKRVGDLFLLMGVLALLPLAGTWNFTELAEWAATANVDPTVITLIGLALIAGPMGKCAQFPLHLWLDEAMEGPVPSTILRNSVVVASGAWVLIKLQPVLALSPIVMSALVGIGAVTAVGGSLIAIAQIDIKRCLSYSVSAYMGLVFIAVGTQQSEAALLLVLTHAVAAALLVMSTGAIVWNSITQDVTQLGGLWSRRPVSGIAFIVGTLGLIGFPPLGSFWALLKLASALWETQPWLVGLIIVVNALTAFSLTREFGLVFGGKPKQMSERSPEVHWPMILPMTILLGFTLHLPLVLQSLSLLPNWEMLNKDVALLLIWSSIFGCSLGGVVYLGNLVSKPVRLPWKGLQDLIAYDFYTPNLYRLSIVFSVDIISKVTDIVDRFVVDGIVNLVGLISIFGGEGLKYSTSGQTQFYAFTVLLGVGLFGVLVSWQFWGDQFLDLMYSYISVILNS
- a CDS encoding DUF2867 domain-containing protein — translated: MRIVVQEINIPNTSLAICSLPRIDFADAFRCELPENQLQNIDSVTRAIFLTIPQWITALLELRNIIVRPFGLKTSIDVEPSNVQDELKPGTAVGVFEVLNRRLDEIMLGEDDQHLNYRVSVQLEREEEKCYVIISTVVTFNNWLGRAYFVPVKPVHKIIVPAMIRKGVENLASSIVDLRS
- a CDS encoding HepT-like ribonuclease domain-containing protein, translated to MSEAFRRTHSEINWRKIVSLRNMLIHRYDEVQQDILWNDRHLRTHDVANSARTFITSAM
- a CDS encoding DUF433 domain-containing protein, which codes for MQLEDFFDFLAPDDIRIKNHRIGIETVLYEYLFHARTPEEIQKTYPTLTLEEVYATVLYYLHNKETVERYIEDWLEWGHQQRKAQASHLHPIAERLRKLKAEKQAKMIANGTKVFDG